A single genomic interval of Mycolicibacterium holsaticum DSM 44478 = JCM 12374 harbors:
- a CDS encoding elongation factor G-like protein EF-G2 has product MADKTTTSGGAGAAPTADSPAAIRNVVLVGPSGGGKTTLVESLLVASGVLNRPGSVVDGTTVCDSDEAEIAQQRSVGLALASLHHDGVKVNLIDTPGYADFVGELRAGLRAADCALFVIAANEHIDEPTKSLWQECSQVGMPRAVVITKLDHARADYDNALTGAQQAFGDKVLPLYLPANSPCTGLIGLLSQTHYEYADGKRTTTHDPDASYAEAIGEMRGTLIEGIIEESEDETLMERYLGGEQIDQSVLIDDLEKAVARGSFFPAIPACSGTGVGTLELLEIITSAFPSPPEHQLPEVFTPQGKAREGLTCDPKGPLLAEVVKTTSDPYVGRVSVVRVFSGTITPDATVHVSGHFTSFFGSPAHNGSSVSHEDHDEDERIGTLSFPLGKQQRPAPSVIAGDICAIGRLSRAETGDTLSDKADPLVLKPWTMPEPLLPIAVTPRAKTDEDKLSVGLQRLAAEDPTLRIEQNRETHQIVLWTMGEAHSGVVLDGLHRRYGVAVDTVELRVPLRETFGGKAKGHGRHVKQSGGHGQYAVCDIEVQPLPEGTGFEFVDKVVGGAVPRQFIPSVEKGIRAQMEKGVGAGYPVVDIRVTLFDGKAHSVDSSDFAFQMAGALALREAAAATKVNLLEPVDEVSVLVPDDLVGTVMGDLASRRGRVQGTEKVGEDRTLVKAEIPEVELTRYAIDLRSMAHGAGSFTRTFARYEPMPEHAAAKVLASV; this is encoded by the coding sequence ATGGCTGACAAAACGACAACTTCTGGTGGTGCCGGAGCCGCGCCCACCGCGGACAGTCCGGCCGCCATCCGAAACGTGGTGCTAGTGGGCCCATCGGGTGGCGGCAAGACCACACTCGTCGAATCCCTTCTCGTCGCTTCGGGGGTACTCAACCGGCCCGGTTCGGTCGTGGACGGCACCACGGTGTGCGACTCCGACGAGGCCGAGATCGCTCAACAACGCTCGGTCGGGCTGGCGCTGGCGTCGCTGCACCACGACGGCGTCAAGGTCAACCTGATCGACACCCCGGGCTACGCCGACTTCGTCGGTGAACTGCGCGCGGGCCTGCGCGCCGCGGACTGCGCACTGTTCGTGATCGCGGCCAACGAACACATCGACGAGCCGACCAAATCGCTGTGGCAGGAGTGCAGCCAGGTCGGCATGCCGCGCGCCGTCGTGATCACCAAACTCGACCACGCCCGCGCCGACTACGACAACGCGCTGACCGGCGCCCAGCAGGCGTTCGGCGACAAGGTGCTGCCGCTGTACCTGCCCGCCAACTCACCGTGCACGGGCCTGATCGGGTTGCTGTCGCAGACGCACTACGAGTACGCCGACGGTAAGCGCACCACCACCCACGACCCCGACGCCTCCTACGCCGAGGCGATCGGGGAAATGCGGGGCACGCTGATCGAGGGGATCATCGAGGAGTCCGAGGACGAGACGCTGATGGAGCGCTACCTCGGCGGTGAGCAGATCGACCAGTCGGTGTTGATCGACGATCTGGAAAAGGCCGTCGCCAGGGGTTCCTTCTTCCCGGCGATCCCGGCGTGCAGCGGCACCGGGGTCGGCACCCTCGAACTGCTGGAGATCATCACCAGCGCGTTCCCCTCGCCGCCCGAACACCAACTGCCCGAGGTGTTCACGCCGCAGGGCAAGGCCCGAGAGGGCCTGACCTGTGACCCGAAGGGGCCGCTGCTGGCCGAGGTCGTCAAGACGACGTCGGATCCCTACGTCGGGCGGGTCAGCGTGGTGCGGGTGTTCTCGGGCACCATCACCCCCGACGCGACCGTGCACGTATCGGGCCACTTCACTTCGTTTTTCGGGTCACCGGCCCACAACGGCTCCAGCGTCAGCCACGAGGATCACGACGAGGACGAACGCATCGGCACGCTGTCGTTTCCGCTGGGCAAACAGCAGCGCCCGGCGCCGTCGGTGATCGCCGGCGACATCTGCGCGATCGGGCGGCTGAGCCGCGCCGAAACCGGAGACACGCTGTCGGACAAGGCCGATCCGCTGGTGCTCAAACCGTGGACCATGCCCGAGCCGCTGCTGCCGATCGCGGTGACCCCGCGCGCAAAGACCGACGAGGACAAGCTGTCGGTCGGGTTGCAGCGGCTGGCCGCCGAGGATCCCACGCTGCGGATCGAGCAGAACCGCGAAACACACCAGATCGTGCTGTGGACGATGGGCGAGGCGCACTCCGGGGTGGTCCTCGACGGGTTGCATCGCCGCTACGGGGTCGCCGTGGACACCGTCGAGCTGCGGGTGCCGCTGCGAGAAACGTTCGGCGGCAAGGCCAAAGGACACGGCAGGCACGTCAAGCAGTCCGGCGGGCACGGCCAGTACGCGGTGTGTGACATCGAGGTGCAGCCGCTGCCGGAGGGCACCGGGTTCGAGTTCGTCGACAAGGTGGTCGGCGGTGCCGTGCCGCGCCAGTTCATCCCCAGCGTCGAGAAGGGGATCCGGGCGCAGATGGAAAAGGGCGTCGGCGCCGGCTATCCCGTCGTCGACATCCGGGTCACCCTGTTCGACGGCAAGGCGCACAGCGTGGACTCCTCGGACTTCGCGTTCCAGATGGCCGGTGCGTTGGCGCTGCGGGAGGCGGCCGCGGCCACCAAGGTGAACCTGCTCGAACCGGTGGACGAGGTGTCGGTGCTGGTGCCCGACGATCTGGTGGGCACCGTGATGGGTGATCTGGCGAGCCGCCGCGGCCGGGTGCAGGGCACCGAGAAAGTCGGCGAGGACCGCACACTGGTCAAGGCCGAGATCCCCGAGGTGGAGCTGACCCGGTACGCGATCGACCTGCGCTCGATGGCCCACGGTGCCGGATCGTTCACCAGAACCTTCGCCCGTTACGAGCCGATGCCCGAGCACGCCGCCGCCAAGGTCCTGGCGTCGGTCTGA
- a CDS encoding TIGR03668 family PPOX class F420-dependent oxidoreductase: MAEFEAAARFADAPVAMLGTVGADRAPHLVPVVFGVHNDVVYTAVDAKRKSTQRLRRLANIAANPRVCMLVDHYDDDWSQLWWVRADGLAEVHESGEARAVGYALLRSKYPQYQRIALDGPVVTVAVDRWSSWHA, from the coding sequence ATGGCCGAATTCGAGGCTGCGGCGAGGTTCGCCGACGCGCCGGTGGCGATGCTGGGCACCGTCGGAGCCGACCGCGCTCCGCATCTGGTGCCGGTGGTGTTCGGGGTGCACAACGACGTCGTCTACACCGCCGTGGACGCCAAACGAAAGTCCACCCAACGGCTGCGTCGGCTGGCCAACATCGCGGCCAACCCGCGGGTCTGCATGCTGGTCGATCACTACGACGACGACTGGTCGCAGCTGTGGTGGGTGCGCGCGGACGGGCTGGCCGAGGTGCACGAGAGCGGCGAGGCCCGCGCCGTCGGCTACGCGCTGCTGCGCAGCAAATACCCTCAGTACCAAAGGATTGCGCTGGACGGGCCGGTGGTGACCGTCGCGGTCGACCGGTGGTCCTCCTGGCACGCGTGA
- a CDS encoding TetR/AcrR family transcriptional regulator — MTGQSTSGAARGPGRPRSEQARGAVLSVTTQLLHEVGLRAMTTEQIARRSGVSKATIYKWWPNKYAVAVEAFLAEMTAEAPDPDTGSAREDFRLVLSGLIHFYTGASGQVFAQLIGESQYDPRVREELRDHLVTPRRELLRTVWNRGVTRGQLRADVDPGTAVDMLIGPILYRLLLGTAPLDDATADALVDAVLRGVASD; from the coding sequence ATGACCGGGCAATCGACCTCCGGGGCGGCCCGCGGTCCCGGCCGCCCCCGCAGCGAGCAGGCCCGTGGCGCCGTGCTGTCGGTGACGACGCAACTGCTGCACGAGGTCGGCCTGCGCGCGATGACCACCGAGCAGATCGCGCGCCGAAGCGGTGTCAGCAAGGCGACGATCTACAAGTGGTGGCCGAACAAGTACGCCGTTGCCGTCGAGGCGTTCCTGGCCGAGATGACCGCCGAAGCGCCCGATCCCGACACCGGCTCGGCCCGCGAGGACTTCCGCTTGGTGCTCAGCGGGTTGATCCACTTCTATACCGGCGCCAGCGGCCAGGTCTTCGCCCAGCTCATCGGCGAAAGTCAGTACGACCCGCGGGTCCGGGAGGAACTGCGCGACCATCTGGTGACCCCGCGCCGTGAGCTGTTGCGGACGGTGTGGAATCGCGGCGTGACCCGCGGACAGTTGCGCGCCGACGTCGATCCGGGCACCGCGGTCGACATGTTGATCGGGCCGATCCTCTACCGGCTGCTGCTGGGCACCGCACCGCTCGACGATGCGACGGCCGACGCGCTCGTCGACGCCGTGCTGCGCGGCGTGGCGAGTGACTGA
- a CDS encoding ABC transporter substrate-binding protein — translation MKSRLAAITASALLLVGAAACAPPQKDSAGEQTQSGVKAGEATSAQDFGGMDGLVEAAKKEGELNVIAVPDDWANFGTIIQRFTDKYGIKVNSMQPNASSQEEINAATQQKGKSTAPDVFDLGQAVALANTSMFAPYRVATFDDIPAAYKDRDGTWVNDYGGYMSIGYDSAKVPDVTSIEDLLKPEFRGKVALNGDPTQAGAAYSGVLMVALSQGGSVDDIAPGVEFFRKLAEAGNFLPVDPTPATIASGQTPVVIDWNYLNAVQTQKVPSWRVFVPPDYAVAGFYYQAINKDAPHPAAARLWEEFLYSDEGQNLFAAGGVRPVRADNMMTDGTLDKAAAASLPIIDGPVTVPSPDETEKATAYLAEHWAAAIG, via the coding sequence ATGAAGTCACGTCTGGCCGCCATCACCGCGTCCGCGCTCCTGCTCGTCGGCGCGGCGGCCTGCGCCCCACCGCAGAAGGACAGCGCAGGGGAGCAGACGCAGTCCGGGGTCAAGGCCGGCGAGGCCACCTCGGCGCAGGATTTCGGCGGCATGGACGGGCTCGTCGAAGCCGCCAAGAAAGAGGGCGAGCTCAATGTCATTGCGGTACCCGATGATTGGGCCAACTTCGGCACCATAATCCAGAGGTTCACCGACAAGTACGGCATCAAGGTGAACTCCATGCAGCCCAACGCCTCCAGCCAGGAGGAGATCAACGCGGCCACCCAGCAGAAGGGCAAGAGCACCGCGCCCGACGTCTTCGACCTCGGGCAGGCGGTGGCGCTCGCCAACACCTCGATGTTCGCGCCGTACCGGGTCGCCACGTTCGACGACATCCCGGCGGCCTACAAGGACCGCGACGGCACCTGGGTGAACGACTACGGCGGCTACATGTCGATCGGCTACGACTCCGCCAAGGTTCCCGATGTCACCAGCATCGAGGACCTGCTCAAGCCGGAGTTCCGGGGCAAGGTCGCGCTCAACGGCGACCCCACCCAGGCCGGGGCGGCCTACTCCGGAGTGCTGATGGTCGCGCTGTCGCAGGGCGGTTCGGTCGACGACATCGCCCCGGGCGTCGAGTTCTTCCGCAAGCTGGCCGAGGCGGGCAACTTCCTGCCGGTGGACCCGACGCCCGCCACCATCGCGTCGGGCCAGACGCCCGTGGTCATCGACTGGAACTACCTCAACGCCGTGCAGACCCAGAAGGTGCCGTCTTGGCGGGTCTTCGTCCCGCCGGACTATGCCGTGGCCGGGTTCTACTACCAGGCCATCAACAAGGACGCCCCGCATCCGGCCGCCGCCCGGCTCTGGGAGGAGTTCCTCTACAGCGACGAGGGCCAGAACTTGTTCGCCGCGGGCGGGGTGCGCCCGGTGCGCGCCGACAACATGATGACCGACGGCACCCTCGACAAGGCCGCGGCCGCCAGCCTGCCGATCATCGACGGCCCGGTCACCGTGCCGAGCCCCGATGAGACCGAGAAGGCCACCGCCTATCTGGCCGAGCACTGGGCCGCCGCGATCGGCTGA
- a CDS encoding ABC transporter permease, protein MPGSALHRRLREALPLLPFLAIVVTFLLIPTVTVIVNAFFPDGAFSLEQIHALFSGAALAALSKSVALSATTAIIGAVFGTLLAWLILSSPATSMVRRAVLSVCSVLAQFGGVALAFAFLATVGLNGVLTLWLQQAFGWNLAGSGWLYSLSGLILVYSYFQIPLMVLVFLPALEGLRVQWREAAVSLGASRWQYLREVAAPLLTPAFLGSALLLFANAFAAYATAAALVSQGSPIVPLLIRAALTSEVVLGQAGFAYALALEMIVVVAVVMAAYNMLVRRTARWLR, encoded by the coding sequence ATGCCGGGATCAGCACTACACCGGCGGTTGCGCGAGGCGCTACCGCTGTTGCCGTTTCTGGCGATCGTGGTGACGTTTCTGCTCATCCCGACGGTGACGGTGATCGTCAACGCGTTCTTTCCCGACGGGGCGTTCTCGCTCGAGCAGATCCACGCGCTGTTCTCCGGCGCGGCGCTGGCCGCGCTGTCCAAGAGCGTGGCGCTGTCGGCCACCACGGCGATCATCGGGGCGGTGTTCGGCACGCTGCTGGCTTGGTTGATCCTCAGCAGTCCGGCCACCTCGATGGTGCGTCGCGCGGTGCTCTCGGTGTGCAGCGTGCTGGCCCAATTCGGTGGGGTGGCACTGGCGTTCGCGTTTCTGGCGACGGTGGGCCTCAACGGGGTGCTGACGCTGTGGCTGCAGCAGGCGTTCGGATGGAACCTGGCCGGCTCGGGCTGGCTGTACAGCCTGAGCGGGCTGATCCTGGTCTACTCCTATTTCCAGATACCGCTGATGGTGCTGGTGTTCCTGCCCGCGCTGGAAGGTCTGCGGGTGCAGTGGCGGGAAGCGGCGGTGAGCCTGGGGGCCTCTCGGTGGCAGTATCTGCGCGAGGTGGCCGCGCCGTTGCTGACGCCGGCATTTCTCGGGTCGGCGCTGTTGTTGTTCGCCAACGCATTTGCCGCGTATGCGACGGCGGCCGCGCTGGTCAGCCAGGGCAGCCCGATCGTGCCGCTGCTGATCCGGGCGGCGCTGACCAGCGAGGTGGTGCTGGGCCAGGCCGGGTTCGCCTACGCGCTGGCGCTGGAGATGATCGTGGTGGTGGCAGTGGTGATGGCGGCCTACAACATGCTGGTGCGACGCACCGCGCGGTGGCTGCGATGA
- a CDS encoding ABC transporter permease produces MNRSTLSRRMIRAMLWVLFVAFFGFPLYAMADFSTRDLIAGGRTMRAWANLVTDDALYSAIVISLLLAVFTVAAMLVLLVPTMIWVRLRARWAKGMVEFLCLLPLTIPALVIVVGLRNVYLWVTYFLGESALTLTFVYTVLVLPFAYRALDAALSAIDLRTLTEAARSLGAGWTTTILRVVVPNIWSGILSAAFISIAVVLGEYTIASLSGYETLQVAIVAIGKSDGPTSVAASLAVLVLGFVLLLVLSLVTRGRRRVEGVLP; encoded by the coding sequence ATGAACCGGAGCACATTGTCGCGCAGGATGATTCGGGCGATGCTCTGGGTGTTGTTCGTGGCGTTCTTCGGCTTTCCGCTCTACGCGATGGCCGACTTCTCCACGCGTGACCTCATCGCAGGCGGGCGCACCATGCGCGCGTGGGCCAACCTGGTGACCGACGACGCGCTGTACTCGGCCATCGTGATCTCGCTGCTGCTGGCCGTTTTCACCGTCGCGGCGATGCTGGTGCTGCTGGTGCCGACGATGATCTGGGTGCGGCTGCGCGCCCGGTGGGCCAAGGGCATGGTCGAATTCCTGTGCCTGCTGCCGTTGACGATCCCGGCGCTGGTGATCGTCGTCGGCCTGCGCAACGTGTACCTGTGGGTGACGTACTTCCTCGGCGAATCGGCGCTGACGTTGACGTTCGTGTACACCGTGCTGGTGTTGCCGTTCGCCTACCGCGCGTTGGACGCGGCGCTGTCGGCGATCGACCTGCGCACGCTCACCGAGGCGGCCCGATCGCTGGGCGCCGGGTGGACCACGACGATCCTGCGGGTGGTGGTGCCCAACATCTGGTCGGGGATCTTGTCCGCGGCGTTCATCTCCATCGCGGTGGTGCTCGGCGAGTACACCATCGCGTCGCTGTCGGGGTACGAGACGTTGCAGGTGGCCATCGTGGCCATCGGCAAGAGCGACGGCCCGACCTCGGTGGCCGCGTCGCTGGCCGTGTTGGTCCTGGGTTTTGTTCTGCTGCTGGTGCTTTCGCTTGTCACCAGGGGCCGACGACGCGTCGAAGGAGTGCTGCCATGA
- a CDS encoding ABC transporter ATP-binding protein yields MSVSVDFTDVTRSYGAVKALDGFTLHIEPGELVALLGPSGCGKTTALRILAGLDDATSGTVAVDGRDIGNVPANKRDIGMVFQAYSLFPHLTVLDNVAFGLKMRGRSKGRQRSRAAEMLDMVGLGQHRDKFTDELSGGQQQRVALARALAIAPRVLLLDEPLSALDAKVRAVLRDEIRRVQLEIGTTTLFVTHDQEEALAIADRVGVMSHGRLEQLAPPADVYANPSTPFVAEFVGLTNKVPARVSNGRARLLGASVPALPGSVASGAGMALVRPESITVTADLAGAAAVTSVAFLGPTSRVYLRLPDGPVVSAQLTSSAARAFAPGDPVTVGVESAGVLVVPA; encoded by the coding sequence ATGAGCGTCTCGGTCGACTTCACCGACGTCACCCGCAGCTACGGCGCGGTCAAGGCACTCGACGGCTTCACCCTGCACATCGAACCAGGAGAACTCGTCGCGCTGCTCGGCCCGTCGGGCTGCGGTAAGACCACCGCGCTGCGCATCCTCGCCGGCCTGGACGACGCCACGTCGGGCACGGTGGCCGTCGACGGACGCGACATCGGCAACGTGCCCGCCAACAAACGCGACATCGGCATGGTGTTTCAGGCCTACAGCCTGTTTCCCCATCTGACCGTGCTCGACAACGTCGCGTTCGGGCTCAAGATGCGCGGAAGGTCCAAGGGCCGACAGCGTTCCCGGGCCGCCGAAATGCTCGACATGGTGGGGTTGGGGCAACACCGCGACAAGTTCACCGACGAACTGTCCGGTGGCCAGCAGCAGCGCGTCGCGCTGGCCCGCGCGCTGGCCATCGCGCCCCGGGTGCTGCTGCTAGACGAACCGCTCTCGGCGCTGGACGCCAAGGTGCGCGCCGTGCTGCGCGACGAGATCCGCCGGGTGCAACTCGAAATCGGCACGACGACGTTGTTCGTCACCCACGACCAGGAGGAGGCGCTGGCCATCGCCGACCGGGTCGGCGTGATGAGCCACGGCAGGCTCGAACAGCTCGCCCCGCCTGCCGACGTGTACGCGAACCCGTCGACGCCGTTCGTCGCCGAGTTCGTCGGGCTCACCAACAAGGTGCCCGCCCGGGTGTCGAACGGCAGGGCACGCCTGCTCGGCGCGTCGGTGCCGGCCCTGCCCGGTTCGGTCGCCTCTGGCGCCGGGATGGCGCTGGTGCGTCCCGAGTCGATCACCGTCACCGCGGACCTTGCGGGCGCGGCCGCGGTCACGTCGGTGGCCTTCCTCGGGCCCACCTCCCGGGTGTATCTCCGGCTGCCCGACGGCCCGGTGGTCAGCGCCCAGCTGACCAGCTCGGCGGCGCGGGCGTTCGCGCCCGGTGACCCGGTGACGGTCGGGGTCGAGTCCGCGGGCGTGCTGGTGGTACCCGCTTAG
- a CDS encoding MarR family winged helix-turn-helix transcriptional regulator, which yields MTSVPGAPADGDENALAGQADEVLRASRAIIGIVAASLAGIEEVVTVPQLRVLVMVHTRGPLNLAAVAAGLAVNPSNASRTCDRLIHAGLLDRRESAVDRRNITLTLTPAGQRLVDKVTKRRRKEIERVLRTMTPGERKAVGAAMAAFASAAGEPADDARVLALMWPPTT from the coding sequence ATGACTTCAGTACCCGGCGCCCCGGCAGACGGCGACGAGAACGCGTTGGCCGGCCAGGCCGACGAGGTGTTGCGCGCCTCGCGGGCGATCATCGGCATCGTGGCGGCCTCACTGGCCGGCATCGAGGAGGTCGTCACCGTGCCCCAGCTGCGTGTGCTGGTGATGGTGCACACCCGGGGCCCGCTGAACCTCGCGGCGGTGGCGGCCGGGCTCGCGGTCAACCCGTCCAATGCCAGCCGGACCTGCGACCGGCTCATCCACGCCGGGCTGCTCGACCGGCGTGAATCGGCCGTCGATCGGCGCAACATCACGTTGACCTTGACCCCGGCCGGGCAGCGGTTGGTCGACAAGGTGACCAAACGGCGGCGCAAAGAGATCGAGCGGGTGCTTCGGACGATGACGCCGGGTGAGCGCAAGGCCGTCGGCGCGGCGATGGCGGCGTTCGCCTCGGCAGCCGGTGAGCCGGCGGACGACGCGCGGGTTCTCGCGTTGATGTGGCCCCCGACGACCTGA
- the pyrE gene encoding orotate phosphoribosyltransferase, with product MSSRPDTWQAAFDLIRTRGYEHRAEPFRLASGQLSHDYIDGKYAIDTGERLSIVSRAVAELAAGHGIEFDAVGGLTMGADPLAHGVAMVTGKAWFSVRKEQKQRGREQWIEGTRLQPGTRVLLVDDVISTGGSTEIAFDRVTAVGAVVAGVIPMVDRGDIAAKRFAKRGVPFVALVSYRDLGIEPVKDV from the coding sequence ATGTCATCGCGTCCCGACACCTGGCAGGCGGCGTTCGACCTCATCCGGACCCGCGGTTACGAACACCGCGCCGAGCCGTTCAGACTGGCCAGCGGTCAGCTCAGCCACGACTACATCGACGGGAAGTACGCGATCGACACCGGCGAGCGGTTGTCGATCGTCAGCCGCGCGGTGGCCGAGCTGGCCGCCGGTCACGGCATCGAGTTCGACGCGGTGGGCGGGCTCACGATGGGCGCCGACCCGCTGGCCCACGGTGTCGCGATGGTGACCGGCAAGGCGTGGTTCTCGGTGCGCAAGGAACAGAAACAGCGGGGCCGCGAACAGTGGATCGAAGGCACCCGCCTGCAGCCGGGCACCCGGGTGCTGCTGGTCGACGACGTGATCAGCACCGGCGGCTCCACCGAGATCGCGTTCGACCGGGTGACCGCCGTTGGTGCGGTCGTCGCAGGCGTCATCCCGATGGTGGACCGCGGCGACATCGCCGCCAAGCGCTTCGCCAAGCGCGGGGTGCCGTTCGTCGCGCTCGTCAGCTACCGCGACCTGGGTATCGAACCGGTCAAGGACGTCTAG
- a CDS encoding HugZ family protein has protein sequence MALRDHGDLGDAPSVPPPLTKVVNDVRPSAAEEARTIAASTNAGTLATLTVDGDPWASFVTYGLLDGAPVLCVSNLAEHGRNLGNDPRASIAIVAPDAESDPLASGRVTLAGVAEVPTGDELAAARDAHLAAVAAAKYYIDYSDFTLWVLRVNRVRWVGGYGRMDSATGEAYAAAEADPVAPHAAGAVAHLNADHADTLVAMAKALGGYPDTTAATCTGADRYGLDLRVTTDRGVAYTRIGYAEPLDSADQLRAAAVELTRRARQP, from the coding sequence GTGGCCCTTCGAGATCATGGCGACCTGGGCGATGCGCCCTCGGTCCCTCCCCCGCTGACCAAAGTCGTGAACGACGTTCGTCCTTCGGCCGCCGAGGAAGCGCGCACGATCGCCGCCTCCACCAACGCAGGCACGCTGGCCACGCTGACGGTCGACGGCGATCCGTGGGCATCGTTCGTGACCTACGGGCTGCTCGACGGCGCCCCGGTGCTGTGCGTCTCCAACCTCGCCGAGCACGGCCGCAACCTCGGCAACGACCCTCGGGCGAGCATCGCGATCGTCGCCCCCGACGCCGAGTCCGACCCGCTGGCCAGCGGCCGGGTCACCCTGGCGGGGGTGGCCGAGGTGCCGACGGGCGACGAACTGGCCGCCGCCCGCGACGCGCACCTGGCGGCCGTCGCGGCAGCCAAGTACTACATCGACTACAGCGACTTCACGCTGTGGGTGCTGCGGGTCAACCGGGTCCGCTGGGTCGGCGGGTACGGGCGGATGGACTCGGCGACCGGTGAGGCGTACGCCGCGGCCGAAGCCGATCCCGTCGCACCGCATGCGGCGGGCGCGGTCGCCCACCTCAACGCCGACCACGCCGACACGCTGGTCGCCATGGCCAAGGCGCTCGGCGGCTATCCGGACACCACCGCGGCGACCTGCACGGGCGCCGACCGCTACGGCCTGGACCTGCGGGTCACCACCGACCGCGGGGTGGCCTACACCCGGATCGGCTACGCCGAACCCCTCGATTCGGCCGACCAACTTCGCGCGGCCGCCGTGGAGTTGACCCGCCGGGCGCGCCAACCCTGA
- the treS gene encoding maltose alpha-D-glucosyltransferase, which yields MDQRSGVNEHDPSHGSHVEEGPDGRTVEHPTADDFGHARVLPEDRTWFKRAVFYEVLVRAFYDSNADGIGDLRGLTEQLDYIKWLGVDCLWLPPFYDSPLRDGGYDIRDFYKVLPEFGTVEDFVDLLDAAHRRGIRVITDLVMNHTSDSHAWFQESRRDPDGPYGDFYVWSDTSDRYRDARIIFVDTEESNWTFDPVRRQFYWHRFFSHQPDLNYDNPAVQEAMIDVLRFWLDLGIDGFRLDAVPYLFEREGTNCENLPETHAFLKHCRKVIDDEYPGRVLLAEANQWPADVVQYFGDPDTGGDECHMAFHFPLMPRIFMAVRRESRFPISEILAQTPDIPELAQWAIFLRNHDELTLEMVTDEERDYMYAEYAKDPRMKANVGIRRRLAPLLENDRNQIELFTALLLSLPGSPMLYYGDEIGMGDIIWLGDRDGVRTPMQWTPDRNAGFSTATPGRLYLPPNQDAIYGYQAVNVEAQRDISNSLLNWTRTMLAVRRRHEAFAIGDFHELGGSNPSVLTYVREVSRDGGTDTVLCVNNLSRFPQPIELNLQAYSGYTPIEMTGYVEFPAIGQLPYLLTLPGHGFYWFSLRAPEPEPKDQP from the coding sequence ATGGATCAGCGCAGCGGTGTCAACGAACACGACCCGTCCCACGGCAGCCATGTCGAGGAGGGTCCTGACGGTAGGACCGTCGAGCACCCCACCGCCGACGACTTCGGCCACGCCCGGGTGCTACCCGAGGACCGGACGTGGTTCAAGCGCGCCGTGTTCTACGAGGTGTTGGTGCGGGCGTTCTACGACTCCAACGCCGACGGCATCGGTGATCTGCGCGGGCTGACCGAACAACTCGACTACATCAAATGGCTTGGCGTCGACTGCCTTTGGTTACCGCCGTTCTACGACTCCCCGCTGCGCGACGGCGGCTACGACATCCGCGACTTCTACAAGGTGCTTCCCGAGTTCGGCACCGTGGAGGACTTCGTCGATCTGCTCGACGCCGCGCACCGCCGCGGTATCCGAGTCATCACCGACCTGGTGATGAACCACACCTCCGATTCCCATGCGTGGTTTCAGGAGTCCCGGCGCGACCCCGACGGGCCGTACGGCGACTTCTACGTGTGGAGCGACACCAGCGACCGCTACCGCGACGCGCGGATCATCTTCGTCGACACCGAGGAGTCCAACTGGACGTTCGACCCGGTGCGCAGGCAGTTCTACTGGCACCGGTTCTTCTCTCACCAGCCCGACCTCAACTACGACAACCCGGCCGTGCAGGAGGCGATGATCGACGTCCTGCGGTTCTGGCTCGATCTCGGCATCGACGGTTTCCGGCTGGACGCGGTGCCCTACCTGTTCGAGCGGGAGGGGACCAACTGCGAGAACCTCCCCGAGACGCATGCGTTTCTCAAGCACTGCCGCAAGGTGATCGACGACGAGTATCCCGGGCGGGTGCTGCTGGCCGAGGCCAACCAGTGGCCCGCCGACGTGGTCCAGTACTTCGGCGACCCCGACACCGGCGGCGACGAATGCCACATGGCGTTCCACTTTCCGCTGATGCCACGGATTTTCATGGCGGTGCGGCGGGAATCGCGCTTCCCGATCAGCGAGATCCTCGCGCAGACCCCCGACATCCCGGAACTGGCGCAGTGGGCGATCTTCCTGCGTAACCACGACGAGTTGACGCTGGAGATGGTCACCGACGAAGAACGCGACTACATGTACGCCGAGTACGCCAAGGATCCGCGGATGAAGGCCAACGTCGGCATCCGCCGACGGCTGGCCCCGCTGCTGGAGAACGACCGCAACCAGATCGAGTTGTTCACCGCGCTGCTGCTGAGCCTGCCGGGTTCGCCGATGCTGTACTACGGCGACGAGATCGGCATGGGTGACATCATCTGGCTCGGCGACCGTGACGGGGTGCGCACCCCGATGCAGTGGACGCCGGACCGCAACGCCGGTTTCTCCACCGCCACCCCGGGCCGGCTGTACCTGCCGCCCAACCAGGACGCGATCTACGGATATCAGGCCGTCAACGTCGAAGCCCAGCGCGACATCTCGAACTCGCTGCTGAACTGGACGCGGACCATGCTGGCCGTGCGTCGCCGTCACGAGGCGTTCGCCATCGGCGACTTCCACGAACTGGGCGGCTCCAACCCGTCCGTGCTGACCTACGTGCGCGAGGTCAGCCGGGACGGCGGGACAGACACGGTGCTCTGCGTGAACAACCTGTCGCGCTTTCCGCAGCCCATCGAACTGAACCTGCAGGCCTACAGCGGGTACACGCCGATCGAGATGACCGGATACGTCGAGTTCCCGGCCATCGGTCAGCTGCCGTATCTGCTCACCCTGCCCGGCCATGGGTTCTACTGGTTCTCGCTGCGTGCGCCCGAACCCGAACCGAAAGACCAACCATGA